A single region of the Pseudomonas sp. B21-023 genome encodes:
- the fliJ gene encoding flagellar export protein FliJ: MAQPSRAARLAPVVTMAEEAERKAAQRVGHFQRMLTDAQAKQAELESFREAYQQQWISRGSKGVDGNWLVNYQRFLGQLETAMTQQRQSMAWHQNNLNNARNAWQQTYARVEGLRKLVQRYLDEARRAEDKREQRLLDELSQRLPRQGHL, from the coding sequence ATGGCCCAGCCCAGCCGTGCCGCACGCCTGGCTCCCGTGGTGACCATGGCCGAGGAGGCCGAGCGCAAGGCCGCTCAGCGGGTTGGGCACTTTCAGCGAATGTTGACCGATGCGCAGGCCAAGCAGGCCGAGCTTGAAAGTTTCCGCGAGGCCTACCAGCAGCAGTGGATCAGTCGTGGCTCCAAGGGAGTCGACGGCAACTGGTTGGTCAATTACCAGCGTTTCCTCGGTCAGTTGGAAACGGCCATGACCCAGCAGCGCCAGAGCATGGCCTGGCACCAGAACAACCTCAACAACGCACGCAACGCCTGGCAGCAGACCTACGCACGGGTGGAGGGGTTGCGCAAGCTGGTGCAGCGCTACCTCGACGAGGCACGCAGGGCTGAAGACAAGCGCGAGCAGCGCCTGCTCGACGAGTTGTCCCAGCGCTTGCCGCGGCAGGGGCATCTGTAG
- a CDS encoding STAS domain-containing protein, with protein MAVETDFSQDGKKLTIKVKGRFDFGKHQEFRDAYERQRPRPDSVVVDLKEATYLDSSALGMLLLLRDHVGGEESDIRVVHASPDVRKILAISNFEKLFDIS; from the coding sequence ATGGCAGTCGAAACTGATTTTTCACAGGACGGGAAAAAGCTGACGATCAAGGTCAAGGGTCGTTTCGATTTCGGCAAGCATCAGGAATTCCGGGATGCCTACGAGCGCCAGCGCCCGCGCCCGGATTCCGTGGTGGTCGACCTGAAGGAGGCCACTTATCTCGACAGCTCGGCGCTGGGCATGCTGTTGTTGCTGCGCGACCATGTCGGCGGTGAGGAGTCGGATATCCGCGTGGTCCATGCCAGCCCGGACGTGCGCAAGATCCTCGCCATCTCCAATTTCGAAAAACTGTTCGACATCAGTTGA
- a CDS encoding fused response regulator/phosphatase: MPAEQALTVLVAEDGAADRLLLAQIVRRQGHEVFTAENGEQAVAMFTERQPQLVLLDALMPVMDGFEAARRIKALAGEALVPIIFLTSLNEEEGLVRCLEAGGDDFMAKPYSAVILAAKIRAMDRLRRLHATVLEQRDQITRHHHHLLNEQRVAKAVFDKIAHSGCLKAANIRYLQSPYALFNGDLLLAAFTPSGDMHVLLGDFTGHGLPAAVGAMPLAEVFYGMTAKGYGLAETLREMNAKLKRILPVDMFCCALLLSLSFQRGTVEVWNGGMPDGYHLSAEGEVLGMLCSHHLPLGVLAPEQFDDATQVLPLAVGERLFLLSDGVVDTGDAQECLFGVDRLRDVLAGNRDPGLLFDEVMQALAGFGGQSRDDISLCDIRMSAPDELVAQPVVYSDSGSSSPLDWSLRFELRGQSLRRFNPVPYLVQLLQEIHGLRPSSGRLHSVLSELYSNALEHGVLAMDSRLKRDAQGFAQYYRQRAERLMHEVDGVVSIGLQVEPRGAGGRLMIEVRDSGAGFDVARELARTPEQQAFSGRGMGLVQRLAGQARWLEGGRLAQVDFEW; the protein is encoded by the coding sequence ATGCCCGCCGAGCAGGCGTTGACCGTGCTGGTGGCCGAAGACGGCGCCGCAGATCGCCTCTTGCTGGCGCAGATTGTCCGCCGCCAAGGGCATGAGGTGTTCACCGCCGAGAACGGTGAACAGGCCGTGGCGATGTTCACCGAGCGACAGCCGCAACTGGTTCTGCTCGACGCCTTGATGCCGGTGATGGACGGTTTTGAAGCTGCGCGGCGAATCAAGGCGTTGGCCGGCGAAGCCCTTGTGCCGATCATCTTCCTGACCTCACTCAACGAAGAGGAGGGCCTGGTACGCTGCCTCGAGGCCGGGGGCGACGACTTCATGGCCAAACCTTACAGCGCCGTCATTCTTGCAGCGAAAATCCGCGCCATGGACCGTTTGCGCCGATTGCACGCCACGGTGCTTGAACAGCGTGACCAGATCACCCGTCACCATCACCACTTGCTCAACGAGCAGCGCGTGGCCAAGGCGGTGTTCGACAAGATCGCCCATTCCGGCTGCCTGAAGGCGGCAAATATCCGTTACCTGCAATCGCCCTATGCACTGTTCAATGGCGACCTGCTGTTGGCAGCATTCACGCCGTCTGGCGACATGCATGTACTGCTGGGGGATTTTACCGGCCACGGTTTGCCGGCTGCAGTGGGGGCCATGCCGCTGGCGGAGGTGTTCTATGGCATGACCGCCAAGGGCTATGGCCTGGCCGAGACGCTGCGGGAAATGAACGCCAAGCTCAAGCGTATTCTGCCGGTGGACATGTTCTGCTGCGCGCTGTTGCTCAGCCTGAGTTTTCAGCGCGGTACGGTTGAGGTCTGGAATGGCGGGATGCCGGATGGCTATCATCTTTCTGCCGAAGGTGAGGTGCTGGGCATGCTGTGTTCCCATCATCTGCCATTGGGGGTGCTGGCACCGGAGCAGTTCGACGACGCCACGCAGGTGTTGCCACTGGCGGTCGGCGAGCGGCTGTTCCTGCTGTCCGATGGTGTGGTGGATACCGGAGATGCCCAGGAATGCTTGTTCGGGGTCGATCGCTTGCGCGATGTGCTCGCCGGCAACCGTGACCCCGGTCTGTTGTTCGATGAGGTGATGCAGGCGCTGGCAGGTTTCGGCGGGCAGTCGCGTGATGACATCAGTTTGTGCGATATCCGCATGTCTGCCCCCGATGAGTTGGTGGCACAACCAGTGGTGTACTCCGACAGTGGTAGTTCGAGCCCTCTGGACTGGTCGCTGCGGTTCGAATTGCGGGGGCAGAGCCTGCGCCGCTTCAACCCCGTGCCTTACCTGGTGCAACTGTTGCAGGAAATTCACGGACTCAGGCCTAGCAGCGGGCGCCTGCACAGCGTACTGAGCGAGTTGTATTCCAATGCGCTGGAGCACGGTGTGCTGGCGATGGACTCCCGGCTCAAGCGGGACGCCCAGGGCTTTGCGCAGTATTATCGGCAGCGTGCCGAGCGCTTGATGCACGAGGTGGACGGGGTCGTGAGCATCGGACTGCAGGTTGAACCGCGGGGTGCTGGCGGGCGTCTGATGATCGAGGTGCGAGACAGTGGCGCAGGCTTCGACGTGGCGCGTGAGCTTGCCAGGACGCCTGAGCAGCAGGCTTTCAGTGGACGAGGCATGGGTCTGGTACAGCGCCTGGCAGGTCAGGCCCGCTGGCTGGAGGGTGGTCGCCTTGCCCAGGTGGATTTTGAATGGTGA
- a CDS encoding Hpt domain-containing protein, with protein sequence MEDGYLQLLETFLEDSERRLNQLHKARDADELGMAAHSFKGSSSNMGAVGLAALCQQLEERVRQQPLYGIEDLINRIDQEYLVVQRYYRSERQRVSAQ encoded by the coding sequence ATGGAAGATGGCTACCTGCAGTTGCTGGAGACCTTTCTGGAAGACTCCGAGCGACGCCTGAACCAGTTGCACAAGGCCAGGGATGCCGATGAGCTGGGCATGGCAGCGCACAGCTTCAAGGGCAGTAGCAGCAATATGGGTGCCGTTGGCCTGGCCGCCTTGTGCCAGCAGCTTGAAGAACGTGTGCGCCAGCAGCCTTTGTATGGTATCGAGGACCTGATCAATCGCATCGATCAGGAATACCTGGTCGTCCAGCGTTACTATCGCAGTGAACGGCAACGAGTTTCCGCGCAATAG